A genomic stretch from Sander vitreus isolate 19-12246 chromosome 17, sanVit1, whole genome shotgun sequence includes:
- the gclc gene encoding glutamate--cysteine ligase catalytic subunit, which translates to MGLLSQGSPLNWEETKKYADHIRKHGIIQFLNIYNKVKERQRDVLKWGDEVEYMLVELDDKDEKVRLVLNGGDVLETLQDQGEKINPNHPTLWRPEYGSYMIEGTPGQPYGGTMSEFNTVEGNMGKRRREASSVLNQNETLCTITSFPRLGCPGFTKPEHRPTPVEKGVSKSLFFPDEAINRHPRFSTLTRNIRHRRGEKVVINVPIFKDKCTPSPFVEEFPEDDGEAARAALPDHIYMDAMGFGMGNCCLQVTFQACSIDEARYLYDQLATFCPIVMALSAASPFYRGFVSDNDCRWEVISASVDDRTQEERGLKPLKNNKYRIFKSRYDSIDSYLSSCGEKYNDIDLTIDEEIYKQLLDAGIDKLLAQHIAHLFIRDPLSVFEEKIHLDDENESDHFENLQSTNWQTMRFKPPPPNSDIGWRVEFRPMEVQLTDFENAAYVVFVVLLTRVILSYKLDFLIPLSKVDENMKVAQKRNSVQEGMFYFRKDIFKGCNPVLDGTASAENGLETDGPNEEYTLMSIDTIINGKEGVFQGLIPILNCYLENMEVDVDTRCTILNYLKLIKKRASGELMTMAKWMREFVAKHPQYKQDSVLTDKINYDLFRKCDKIAKGEEQCPELIGNPVNRFK; encoded by the exons ATGGGTTTACTGTCACAGGGGTCTCCACTGAACTGGGAGGAAACCAAGAAGTATGCCGACCACATTAGAAAGCACGGCATCATTCAGTTTCTCAACATCTACAACAAGGTGAAGGAACGTCAGAGAGATGTGTTGAAATGGGGCGATGAG GTTGAGTACATGTTGGTGGAATTGGATGACAAGGATGAAAAGGTTCGACTCGTCCTGAACGGCGGAGATGTTTTGGAAACTCTCCAAGACCAGGGTGAAAAGATAAACCCTAA TCACCCCACACTTTGGAGACCAGAGTATGGCAGCTACATGATTGAAGGAACCCCAGGGCAGCCGTACGGCGGCACAATGTCAGAGTTCAACACTGTGGAGGGCAACATGGGGAAGAGACGACGAGAGGCCTCATCGGTCCTGAACCAGAATGAAACCCTCTGCACCATCACCTCGTTTCCAAG GTTAGGTTGCCCAGGTTTCACCAAACCAGAGCACCGGCCGACCCCTGTTGAAAAGGGAGTGTCGAAGTCACTGTTCTTCCCAGATGAAGCCATCAACAGACACCCAAGATTCAG cacccTTACCAGAAACATACGTcacagaagaggagagaaagtcGTGATTAATGTGCCAA TCTTCAAAGACAAGTGCACTCCATCTCCATTTGTGGAGGAGTTTCCTGAGGATGATGGTGAAGCAGCGAGGGCAGCTCTGCCTGATCATATCTACATGGACGCCATGGGCTTTGGCATGGGCAACTGCTGCCTGCAG GTGACATTCCAGGCTTGTAGCATTGATGAGGCAAGATACCTTTATGACCAACTAGCAACATTCTGCCCCATAGTG ATGGCGTTGAGTGCGGCCTCACCCTTCTACAGAGGCTTTGTGTCAGATAATGATTGTCGCTGGGAAGTTATTTCTGCCTCGGTGGACGACAGGACGCAGGAGGAACGCGGGCTCAAG CctttgaaaaacaacaaataccgGATCTTCAAGTCAAGATACGATTCAATCGACAGCTACCTGTCTAGCTGTGGTGAGAAGTACAATGACATTGATTTGACGATAGACGAGGAGATCTACAAGCAGCTGCTCGATGCAG GAATTGACAAGCTGCTGGCCCAGCACATAGCACACCTCTTCATACGAGATCCACTCTCCGTCTTTGAGGAGAAAATCCACTTGGATGATGAAAACGAGTCCGATCACTTTGAG AACCTTCAGTCGACCAACTGGCAGACGATGAGGTTCAAGCCTCCACCTCCGAACTCCGATATCGGCTGGAGAGTTGAGTTCCGCCCCATGGAG GTGCAGCTAACTGACTTTGAAAACGCTGCGTATGTGGTCTTTGTCGTCCTGCTCACCAGAGTGATCTTGTCTTATAAACTGGACTTTCTGATCCCATTGTCAAAG GTTGATGAAAACATGAAGGTTGCTCAGAAGAGAAACTCTGTTCAGGAGGGCATGTTTTACTTCCGAAAGGACATCTTTAAAG GCTGCAACCCAGTCCTTGATGGCACAGCCTCAGCTGAGAACGGCTTGGAGACTGATGGTCCTAATGAGGAGTACACGCTAATGAGTATCGACACAATCATCAACGGAAAG GAGGGAGTATTTCAAGGGCTTATACCAATCCTTAACTGCTATCTGGAAAACATGGAAGTGGATGTGGACACCAGGTGCACCATTTTGAATTATCTGAAGCTCATCAAGAAACGTGCCTCAG GCGAACTGATGACCATGGCCAAGTGGATGAGGGAATTTGTTGCCAAGCACCCGCAGTATAAGCAGGACAGCGTCCTAACTGACAAGATCAACTACGACCTGTTCAGGAAGTGCGACAAGATTGCGAAAGGCGAAGAGCAGTGCCCGGAGCTCATTGGAAACCCAGTAAACAGGTTTAAATGA